A stretch of Gemmatimonas aurantiaca T-27 DNA encodes these proteins:
- a CDS encoding serine/threonine-protein kinase — translation MSDFQSRLQRALDADFLIERELGGAGMSRVFVATERALQRKVVIKVLPPELAAGVNVDRFRREIQLAAQLQHPHIVPLLAAGDDQGLLWFSMPYIEGESLRGALQRQQRMSARDVVRILHDVVDALAYAHARGVVHRDIKPDNILTSGMHALVTDFGVAKALSAASPVHGGTTTGMAIGTPAYMAPEQLAADPAADHRVDLYGVGLLAYELLTGAGPFSGASPQATLAAQLTQMPEPPHRAVSDIPEPLSVLIMHCLAKDANKRPASARALLTELEALPAMSSGVVLPVRRSKRPWALAAIGSAAVVAIAFAMMSPASTVATVGETDSLRARDANRTGGAPSMEVARAGARRDSAAVAETIPVFREITDGAQTTTVPFVITRAESLAIAEAVHRRQAAGPARPRTDSATTSPTLATGLSANPAPAAAPASPAAPGAFAGTSSGAASRIIVRTGDGSTASIDRDALLAEVGRIFADSMSHALRQMDVALTRNIPRMVQIEPGRPLQGFAPLMAPPTDGRLRIVVTDYNNTTSHRELGGFTRDIARQLREGIGSERFDVVSANFTERATRMTPDRMAVGWALRADYVVSGIITMRADSAVLLTLLTDVRGGRYSRAFESAAPVNDLRRTIEPAQRQVQAWLDSAATISQRRVPRGETEGRR, via the coding sequence GTGAGCGATTTTCAGTCCCGTCTACAACGTGCCCTCGACGCCGATTTCCTGATAGAACGGGAGCTTGGCGGCGCGGGCATGTCGCGCGTGTTCGTCGCGACCGAGCGCGCCCTCCAGCGCAAGGTTGTCATCAAGGTGTTGCCCCCTGAGCTGGCCGCTGGTGTCAACGTCGATCGGTTTCGACGCGAGATCCAGCTCGCCGCGCAGTTGCAGCACCCGCACATTGTGCCGCTGCTGGCGGCGGGCGACGATCAGGGGCTGTTGTGGTTCTCCATGCCATACATCGAGGGAGAATCCCTGCGCGGGGCGTTGCAGCGCCAGCAGCGCATGTCTGCTCGTGACGTCGTGCGCATCCTGCACGATGTGGTTGACGCGCTGGCCTACGCCCACGCGCGCGGGGTGGTGCACCGCGACATCAAGCCCGACAACATCCTCACGTCGGGCATGCACGCCCTCGTCACGGATTTTGGGGTGGCCAAGGCACTGAGTGCCGCCAGTCCGGTGCACGGGGGCACCACCACGGGCATGGCCATCGGCACGCCGGCGTACATGGCGCCCGAGCAGCTCGCTGCCGATCCCGCGGCCGACCACCGTGTCGATCTCTATGGTGTGGGGCTGTTGGCCTACGAACTGCTCACGGGCGCAGGCCCATTCAGCGGAGCGTCGCCGCAGGCCACGCTGGCAGCGCAGCTCACGCAGATGCCCGAACCTCCTCACCGGGCCGTCAGCGATATCCCGGAACCGTTGTCGGTGCTCATCATGCACTGTCTGGCCAAGGACGCGAACAAGCGTCCGGCGTCGGCCCGGGCTTTGCTGACCGAACTCGAAGCGCTGCCCGCGATGTCGAGTGGTGTGGTGCTGCCCGTGCGCAGGAGCAAGCGGCCCTGGGCGCTGGCCGCCATTGGCAGTGCTGCCGTGGTAGCCATCGCCTTTGCCATGATGAGCCCCGCTTCGACCGTCGCCACGGTGGGCGAGACCGATTCGCTGCGCGCGCGTGATGCCAATCGCACCGGCGGTGCCCCCAGCATGGAGGTGGCCCGCGCCGGCGCGCGCCGCGATTCGGCGGCCGTGGCGGAAACCATCCCCGTATTCCGCGAGATCACAGACGGCGCGCAAACCACGACCGTGCCGTTTGTCATCACCCGCGCGGAATCCCTCGCCATCGCGGAAGCGGTGCATCGACGGCAGGCAGCGGGCCCTGCCCGTCCCCGCACCGACTCCGCGACGACTTCTCCGACGCTCGCCACGGGCCTGTCCGCCAACCCGGCACCGGCCGCCGCGCCGGCCAGTCCGGCAGCGCCAGGGGCGTTTGCCGGGACGTCCTCCGGAGCGGCCTCCCGCATCATCGTACGCACCGGTGACGGCAGCACGGCTTCGATCGATCGTGATGCCCTGCTGGCGGAGGTGGGACGCATCTTTGCCGACTCCATGTCCCATGCCCTGCGACAGATGGACGTCGCGCTCACGCGCAACATTCCACGCATGGTGCAGATCGAGCCGGGTCGCCCGCTTCAGGGGTTTGCTCCCCTGATGGCGCCGCCCACCGATGGACGGCTGCGCATCGTGGTGACGGACTACAACAACACCACCAGTCACCGCGAACTCGGTGGGTTCACGCGCGACATTGCACGCCAGTTGCGCGAAGGCATCGGCTCCGAACGATTCGATGTGGTGAGCGCCAACTTCACGGAGCGCGCCACACGCATGACTCCCGACCGCATGGCCGTGGGCTGGGCTCTGCGCGCCGACTATGTGGTCAGTGGCATCATCACGATGCGGGCCGATTCGGCAGTGCTGCTCACATTGCTCACCGATGTGCGCGGTGGCCGGTACTCCCGCGCCTTCGAGAGTGCCGCGCCAGTGAACGACCTGCGGCGCACCATCGAGCCGGCGCAGCGGCAGGTACAAGCCTGGCTGGACTCAGCCGCCACGATCTCGCAGAGACGCGTCCCACGCGGCGAGACCGAAGGACGGCGCTGA
- the rpsL gene encoding 30S ribosomal protein S12, whose translation MPTINQLVRRARKDVVEKSKAPALKSNPFKRGVCTRVYTTTPKKPNSALRKVARIRLTNQLEVTAYIPGEGHNLQEHSIVLVRGGRVKDLPGVRYHIVRGTLDASGVNGRNQSRSKYGTKRPKPGQAAAGGKKK comes from the coding sequence ATGCCTACGATTAACCAGCTGGTCCGCCGCGCCCGTAAGGATGTGGTGGAGAAGTCCAAAGCGCCCGCGCTCAAGAGCAATCCGTTCAAGCGTGGCGTCTGCACCCGCGTCTACACCACGACGCCCAAGAAGCCCAATTCGGCGCTGCGCAAGGTTGCGCGTATTCGTCTGACGAATCAGCTCGAAGTCACGGCTTATATCCCCGGTGAAGGCCACAACCTGCAGGAACACTCGATCGTGCTCGTGCGCGGCGGTCGTGTGAAGGACTTGCCGGGTGTGCGTTACCATATCGTTCGCGGTACGCTTGACGCCTCGGGCGTGAACGGCCGTAACCAGAGCCGTTCGAAGTACGGCACCAAGCGTCCGAAGCCGGGTCAGGCTGCGGCTGGAGGTAAGAAGAAGTGA
- the rpsG gene encoding 30S ribosomal protein S7: MSRRKSAVKRTILPDARYDSQTVSKFINSLMIQGKKSTAEGIFYGAMDIVEAKTSQPGVGVFKQALNNLKPVVEVKSRRVGGATYQVPVEVRQDRRTALAMRWLISYSRDRNEKSMKEKLAAEVLAASRGEGNAVKKKEDTHRMAEANKAFAHYRW, encoded by the coding sequence GTGAGCCGCCGCAAAAGTGCCGTAAAGCGTACCATCCTGCCGGATGCGCGCTACGATAGCCAGACCGTTTCGAAGTTCATCAACTCCCTGATGATTCAGGGCAAGAAGTCCACCGCCGAAGGCATCTTCTACGGCGCCATGGACATCGTCGAAGCGAAGACCAGCCAGCCGGGTGTGGGCGTGTTCAAGCAGGCGCTCAACAACCTCAAGCCGGTGGTGGAAGTGAAGAGCCGCCGCGTCGGTGGCGCCACCTACCAGGTGCCGGTCGAAGTCCGTCAGGATCGCCGGACGGCGCTCGCCATGCGCTGGTTGATCAGCTACTCGCGCGATCGCAACGAGAAGAGCATGAAGGAGAAGCTGGCCGCCGAAGTGCTGGCCGCTTCGCGTGGTGAAGGCAATGCGGTCAAGAAGAAGGAAGACACGCACCGCATGGCCGAAGCCAACAAGGCCTTCGCGCACTATCGTTGGTGA
- a CDS encoding YaiO family outer membrane beta-barrel protein, producing the protein MSSVRIFSLRLARQLVLACTVAPVMLQAQTRDSTRVVTPPGPAAWHLQLSTFHSSADNGYGVWQGQDARLLYSSTRLSPFVSVGTQSRPNGRQQVFGAGSYINIAPWIYAIVGVGGAPDNGTVLFPKIRSDASVFVAVPKLKGVLVSTGFTDLRYTDKRAGGHIVSLGSMVYRGRGIYNAAVFLNEDRASGARSSAWQAGGQWGTQGKFWVGGGVGSGNEAYRLLSTTPFDARFKSQFVTAFASKWITTSTGVSVRLDYERKVDVFNRRAIGLTYFIDF; encoded by the coding sequence TTGTCTTCCGTCAGAATTTTCTCTCTCCGCCTCGCGCGTCAATTGGTGCTGGCGTGCACGGTGGCGCCGGTCATGCTCCAGGCGCAGACACGAGACAGCACCCGTGTAGTCACCCCTCCGGGGCCTGCAGCATGGCACTTGCAGCTCTCGACCTTCCACAGCTCCGCTGACAACGGCTACGGCGTCTGGCAGGGGCAGGATGCGCGCCTGCTGTATTCGTCCACGAGACTGAGTCCTTTCGTGAGCGTGGGCACGCAATCACGACCCAATGGCCGCCAGCAGGTGTTTGGCGCCGGGTCGTACATCAACATCGCGCCATGGATTTACGCCATCGTGGGTGTGGGTGGAGCGCCTGACAACGGTACGGTGCTTTTCCCCAAGATCCGCAGCGACGCCAGCGTGTTCGTCGCCGTGCCGAAGCTGAAGGGCGTGTTGGTTTCCACGGGGTTCACCGACTTGCGCTACACCGACAAGCGGGCCGGCGGGCACATCGTGTCACTCGGTTCCATGGTGTATCGCGGACGGGGCATCTACAACGCCGCCGTGTTTCTCAATGAAGATCGCGCCAGCGGCGCACGCTCGAGTGCCTGGCAGGCCGGCGGCCAGTGGGGCACGCAGGGGAAGTTCTGGGTTGGCGGTGGTGTGGGCTCGGGCAATGAAGCCTATCGATTGCTCTCCACCACGCCGTTCGACGCGCGTTTCAAGAGTCAGTTTGTCACCGCCTTCGCCTCGAAGTGGATCACGACCAGCACCGGTGTGTCCGTTCGCCTCGACTACGAACGCAAAGTGGATGTCTTCAATCGTCGTGCCATTGGCCTGACGTACTTCATCGATTTCTGA
- a CDS encoding class I SAM-dependent methyltransferase, with amino-acid sequence MDRDAFTLMADAERDHWWFRGRRFFIERMIQRLSLPPAANVLDAGCGSGGNLALLSGLGTLHGFEYDAEARAVAETLGLGKIAAGALPDGIPFGDTRFDLIGLFDVLEHLAEPVPSLEALRLRLQDGGALVLTVPALPWLWGPHDVVHNHYRRYTASTLRAHLTAAGYEVEYLSYMNLLLLPLAVAQRLKERLFGYRVEALTPSPFINNLLYRIWRLERAWIPQRRLTLGLSLLAVARPAR; translated from the coding sequence ATGGACCGTGATGCCTTTACGCTGATGGCCGACGCCGAACGGGATCATTGGTGGTTCCGGGGGCGTCGGTTTTTCATCGAGCGCATGATCCAGCGGCTGTCTCTGCCACCTGCAGCGAACGTGCTCGATGCAGGATGTGGATCAGGAGGCAATCTCGCGTTGCTCTCCGGCCTTGGAACGCTGCATGGGTTCGAGTACGATGCCGAGGCCCGCGCCGTCGCCGAGACATTGGGGCTGGGGAAGATCGCGGCGGGGGCATTGCCGGATGGCATTCCCTTCGGCGACACACGCTTCGATCTCATCGGTCTGTTCGATGTGCTCGAACATCTGGCCGAGCCGGTGCCCTCACTCGAGGCTCTGCGTTTGCGGCTTCAGGATGGCGGTGCGCTCGTGCTCACCGTGCCTGCGCTCCCATGGCTCTGGGGGCCGCACGATGTCGTGCACAATCACTATCGCCGCTACACGGCCTCCACGTTGCGCGCACACCTGACGGCGGCGGGCTATGAGGTGGAATACCTCAGCTACATGAACCTCCTGTTGTTGCCGCTTGCGGTGGCACAGCGGCTCAAAGAGCGGCTGTTTGGCTATCGGGTGGAGGCGCTCACGCCGTCACCGTTCATCAACAACCTGCTGTATCGGATCTGGCGACTGGAACGGGCCTGGATTCCCCAACGCCGCCTGACGTTGGGATTGTCCTTGCTAGCTGTTGCCCGTCCTGCGCGGTGA
- a CDS encoding glycosyltransferase, protein MPPLVLVVPCFNEAARLDGARFIEAVDRYPWLQLLFVNDGSTDNTEQVLRALQDQRATRIACLHLARNGGKAEAVRQGLLQVQVSTHEDGLCGFWDADLSAPLTELVALRETLERRPDVQWVWGIRLRALGRQVTRRPLRHYLGRLFATCSSIVLGIDSYDTQCGAKLFRNSALLRTVLAEPFRSRWIFDVELLTRAQGVLAFTKQTTLEQAVYEQPLGHWEHRAGSKVRSADFVNALRELLVIRNARAHWHRACD, encoded by the coding sequence ATGCCGCCCTTGGTGCTGGTGGTGCCGTGTTTCAATGAAGCGGCCCGTCTCGACGGCGCGCGTTTCATCGAAGCGGTGGACCGCTATCCGTGGTTGCAGTTGTTGTTCGTCAATGACGGCAGCACCGACAACACGGAGCAGGTGTTGCGCGCCCTGCAGGATCAGCGCGCCACACGCATTGCCTGCCTGCATCTGGCCCGGAACGGGGGCAAAGCTGAAGCCGTTCGGCAGGGGCTTCTCCAGGTTCAGGTATCCACCCATGAAGATGGTCTCTGCGGCTTCTGGGACGCTGACCTGTCGGCGCCGCTCACCGAGTTGGTCGCGCTGCGGGAGACGCTCGAACGTCGACCGGATGTGCAGTGGGTATGGGGGATCCGCCTGCGTGCGCTCGGTCGTCAGGTGACACGGCGTCCATTGCGCCACTATCTTGGGCGCTTGTTCGCGACCTGCAGTTCCATCGTCCTGGGCATTGACTCGTACGACACACAATGTGGTGCGAAGCTGTTTCGCAATTCCGCGCTGCTGCGCACGGTGCTCGCTGAACCTTTCCGTTCGCGATGGATCTTCGACGTGGAACTGCTCACTCGCGCGCAGGGCGTCCTCGCATTCACCAAGCAGACCACCCTCGAACAGGCGGTCTACGAACAGCCCCTGGGCCATTGGGAGCACCGCGCCGGCTCGAAGGTGCGCAGCGCGGATTTTGTGAATGCCCTGCGGGAACTGCTGGTGATCCGCAACGCACGAGCGCACTGGCATCGTGCGTGCGATTGA
- a CDS encoding polymer-forming cytoskeletal protein, producing MGSPTMMFFLLLLTMLAWMAIPLIPAFMELMRPRDAAPLDAVGNDAGNLTYFAESFTARATREGLLGTMVPPRLSDGTTVRTHSVGQPLPAQRKAFEEFIVLMDSEPLPEGTELASECLARLTVRGSARVTYRALLGQRDVYLGPQSVVQRWVHARGRLEVADNSRLWGRATAERQIVLGTNVAFDRLESDVIRVTDVETAEAPVLPTGAYERFVPKKARELGPAYWRVEGGVSIPAGSVLIGSLIATGSIVVNDGARITGSIKAHGEVIVRNGAVVVGSVAARDRVTIERGARVSGPIISETAVVVEAAVVGGSGKRTTVTAPIVRLLPGATVYGAVMAAADGLTVS from the coding sequence ATGGGATCTCCCACGATGATGTTTTTCCTGCTGTTGCTCACCATGCTGGCGTGGATGGCGATCCCGCTTATTCCCGCGTTCATGGAGTTGATGCGTCCGCGGGATGCGGCACCGCTCGATGCGGTTGGCAACGATGCCGGCAACCTGACGTATTTCGCCGAGTCCTTCACGGCGCGCGCGACGCGCGAAGGGTTGTTGGGGACCATGGTGCCGCCACGCCTGTCCGATGGCACCACGGTGCGCACCCATTCGGTTGGTCAGCCGCTGCCGGCACAGCGCAAAGCGTTCGAAGAGTTCATCGTGCTCATGGACAGCGAGCCGCTGCCAGAGGGCACGGAACTCGCGAGCGAATGCCTGGCGCGTCTGACGGTGCGTGGTAGCGCCCGGGTCACGTACCGCGCGCTGCTCGGACAGCGCGACGTGTACCTCGGCCCCCAGTCCGTGGTGCAGCGCTGGGTGCATGCCCGTGGTCGCCTCGAGGTGGCGGACAATTCGCGGCTGTGGGGCCGTGCGACCGCAGAGCGGCAGATCGTGCTGGGAACCAACGTGGCTTTCGATCGGCTCGAATCGGATGTCATTCGTGTCACCGATGTCGAAACGGCCGAAGCACCGGTACTCCCCACCGGCGCCTACGAGCGATTCGTGCCCAAGAAGGCCCGCGAACTCGGGCCGGCATATTGGCGTGTCGAGGGCGGCGTATCGATTCCGGCAGGCAGTGTGCTCATCGGATCACTGATCGCGACCGGTTCCATCGTCGTCAACGATGGGGCGCGCATCACCGGATCGATCAAGGCGCACGGTGAGGTGATTGTGCGCAATGGTGCCGTGGTGGTGGGCTCCGTCGCCGCACGTGATCGCGTCACCATCGAACGTGGCGCGCGCGTCAGTGGCCCGATCATCTCTGAAACCGCCGTCGTGGTCGAGGCCGCCGTGGTGGGTGGTTCAGGGAAGCGGACCACGGTCACGGCACCGATCGTCCGCCTGCTTCCAGGTGCGACCGTCTATGGTGCCGTCATGGCCGCTGCAGACGGTCTGACGGTGAGCTGA
- a CDS encoding glycosyltransferase, with the protein MNVGTLVSVSNVVLWFCIAVLAIYTLRHYFFTLNRLFGRHRQPFVDILQADWPSLVVFVPAHNESRVVRDSLDALLTCDYPEDRLKIVPIDDRSSDDTRSILVEYAENYPGRVIPFLRDDGIPGKAAALADAMALHTDEVFLVFDADYIPGTRLLKQLVSPFFDPEVGAVMGRVVPLNVGVSLLTRLLDLERAGGYQVDQQARMNLRLVPQYGGTVGGVRRAALDHVGGWRVDSLAEDTDLTVRLVIAGWEVVYQNRSECYEEVPETWESRIRQIKRWAKGHNQALRRYLGALIRNRSDLPFWQVLDGVLLLGVFVVPLVLLAGWLCTIALFYAGYPPQWGRVTILAISSFNTVGNFAAFFQVAAASRLDGSRERIRMLPFLFLGFLVSTVSVGRASLSRASWLRGQPVQWQKTERHRESRVQSRSK; encoded by the coding sequence ATGAACGTCGGTACCCTGGTGAGCGTGTCCAATGTGGTGCTGTGGTTTTGCATCGCGGTGCTCGCGATCTACACACTGCGGCACTACTTCTTCACGCTGAACCGGCTGTTCGGGCGTCATCGGCAGCCGTTTGTCGACATCCTGCAGGCAGACTGGCCCTCACTCGTGGTGTTTGTGCCCGCGCACAACGAGTCGCGCGTGGTGCGCGATTCGCTCGACGCGCTGCTCACCTGTGACTATCCGGAAGATCGCCTCAAGATCGTCCCCATCGACGATCGATCGAGCGACGACACACGCAGTATCCTGGTGGAGTACGCCGAGAACTATCCCGGGCGTGTCATCCCCTTCCTGCGCGACGATGGCATTCCCGGCAAGGCCGCCGCGCTCGCCGACGCGATGGCGCTGCACACCGATGAAGTGTTTCTGGTGTTCGACGCCGACTACATCCCCGGCACGCGGCTCCTGAAGCAGCTCGTGTCACCGTTCTTCGATCCCGAAGTCGGCGCAGTCATGGGACGCGTTGTGCCGCTGAACGTGGGCGTGTCGCTGCTCACGCGCCTGCTCGATCTCGAGCGGGCCGGTGGTTATCAGGTCGACCAGCAGGCCCGCATGAATCTGCGCCTCGTGCCGCAGTATGGCGGTACCGTCGGCGGCGTGCGTCGTGCGGCATTGGATCACGTGGGCGGCTGGCGTGTGGACTCGCTGGCCGAAGACACCGATCTCACCGTGCGTTTGGTGATTGCCGGTTGGGAAGTGGTCTATCAGAACCGGTCTGAGTGTTATGAAGAGGTGCCAGAGACCTGGGAATCGCGCATCCGGCAGATCAAGCGCTGGGCGAAGGGGCACAATCAGGCTCTGCGTCGCTACCTCGGCGCCCTGATCCGCAATCGCAGCGACCTTCCGTTCTGGCAGGTACTCGACGGCGTGCTGTTGCTCGGTGTATTCGTGGTGCCGCTGGTGCTGTTGGCAGGATGGCTCTGCACCATCGCCCTGTTCTATGCCGGCTATCCGCCGCAGTGGGGACGTGTCACCATTCTGGCGATTTCGTCCTTCAACACCGTCGGCAACTTCGCCGCGTTCTTCCAGGTGGCGGCGGCCAGTCGATTGGATGGTTCACGTGAGCGCATCCGGATGCTGCCGTTCCTCTTCCTCGGGTTCCTGGTGAGCACCGTGTCGGTAGGCCGGGCATCCCTGTCACGAGCGTCGTGGTTGCGTGGTCAGCCCGTGCAGTGGCAGAAGACGGAACGTCATCGCGAGTCACGTGTGCAGTCGAGGAGCAAGTGA
- the wecB gene encoding non-hydrolyzing UDP-N-acetylglucosamine 2-epimerase: MSVAPALHKVCIVIGTRPEAIKMAPVVKAVQAHPFLTPLVVATTQHREMLRQALDVFGIEPDIDLGLMQNGQNLGVFTARAMAALTECFLEHRPDFLLVQGDTSTVTAACLAGFYQGIPIGHIEAGLRSFDLSSPFPEEVNRRVATCTANVHFAPTNEARNNLIAEGIPDGDIYVTGNTVVDALHMVPPRAQFDTPALNAIPWSEGRVLLTTVHRRESLGDHLEAICDALEAIVTQHERVEIAFPVHLNPRVRDVVFARLGKTPRIHLLDPLPYPELLELIRRSHFVLSDSGGIQEEVPSFGKPILILRDTTERPEVVHAGFGELVGTDTQTILSRTSALLNDPALYQARSSGQNPFGDGHAAKRIADVIDTLLRSPQDRRGPRRLDHQQVNATLERLSVGL; the protein is encoded by the coding sequence ATGTCCGTCGCTCCTGCGCTCCACAAGGTGTGCATCGTCATCGGCACACGCCCGGAAGCCATCAAGATGGCCCCGGTCGTCAAAGCCGTGCAGGCGCACCCGTTTCTCACGCCACTCGTCGTCGCGACCACGCAGCATCGTGAAATGCTGCGACAGGCACTCGATGTGTTCGGGATCGAACCCGACATCGACCTCGGGCTCATGCAGAACGGTCAGAATCTCGGAGTCTTCACGGCTCGAGCGATGGCTGCGCTCACCGAGTGTTTTCTCGAGCACCGCCCCGACTTTCTGCTGGTGCAGGGTGACACCTCCACAGTCACCGCCGCCTGCCTCGCTGGCTTCTATCAAGGCATCCCCATCGGGCATATCGAAGCAGGGCTACGCTCCTTCGATCTCTCGAGCCCGTTCCCGGAAGAAGTCAATCGCCGCGTCGCGACCTGCACGGCCAATGTGCACTTCGCGCCCACCAACGAAGCGCGCAACAATCTGATCGCCGAAGGCATTCCCGACGGGGACATCTACGTCACCGGCAACACGGTGGTCGATGCGCTGCACATGGTGCCACCGCGCGCGCAATTCGACACGCCGGCGCTCAATGCCATCCCGTGGAGTGAGGGGCGGGTGTTGCTCACGACGGTGCACCGTCGCGAATCCCTCGGCGACCATCTCGAGGCCATCTGCGACGCGCTGGAAGCCATCGTCACACAACACGAGCGCGTCGAGATCGCCTTCCCGGTGCATCTCAATCCCCGCGTACGCGACGTGGTGTTTGCGCGACTGGGCAAGACCCCGCGCATCCATCTGCTCGACCCGCTGCCGTATCCCGAACTGCTCGAGCTCATTCGCCGTTCGCATTTTGTGTTGTCCGATTCCGGCGGCATCCAGGAAGAAGTGCCCTCCTTCGGCAAGCCGATCCTCATCCTGCGCGACACCACGGAACGTCCGGAAGTCGTGCATGCCGGTTTTGGTGAACTGGTCGGTACGGACACCCAGACCATCCTGTCGCGCACCTCGGCCCTCCTCAATGACCCTGCGCTCTACCAGGCGCGTTCGAGTGGCCAGAATCCTTTTGGCGACGGGCACGCGGCCAAACGCATCGCCGATGTGATCGACACGTTGCTGCGTAGTCCGCAGGATCGGCGCGGACCGCGGCGCCTCGATCATCAGCAAGTCAACGCGACGCTCGAACGTCTTTCGGTGGGACTGTGA
- a CDS encoding PEP-CTERM sorting domain-containing protein: protein MKKSLTFAVAALLALPSALTAQTWASWNASCSSTVTGSFGSTTVSYTGQYNGVVDAAGNGCAAPTGSWGAGSVPTGGINYFSGSPGSYNPMPDNSSFIQLIDMVAAGPNGYQPIRPSTITFSQAVIDPYIALISVGNANNAVTYAFDRPFEIISNNAPGTTPGAYWGNGTYTTGFDPLLGYLFTGIEFSGVLRFAGSMNTIQFTVEQNENWHGFTVGAAGTVVPEPSTYALMGAGLLALGLVARRRKQQQA from the coding sequence ATGAAGAAGTCCCTGACGTTCGCGGTCGCTGCTCTCCTCGCTCTCCCGAGTGCCCTCACGGCGCAGACCTGGGCGTCCTGGAACGCGTCGTGTTCCTCGACCGTCACCGGGTCATTCGGCAGCACGACCGTTTCCTACACCGGTCAGTACAACGGTGTCGTCGACGCCGCCGGCAATGGCTGCGCGGCTCCAACCGGTAGCTGGGGCGCTGGCTCGGTGCCGACTGGCGGCATCAATTATTTCAGCGGTTCGCCGGGCTCGTACAACCCGATGCCCGACAACTCGTCGTTCATCCAGTTGATCGACATGGTGGCCGCTGGCCCGAACGGCTATCAGCCGATCCGGCCGAGCACGATCACCTTCAGTCAGGCCGTGATCGATCCGTACATCGCCCTGATCAGCGTCGGCAACGCCAACAACGCGGTGACCTACGCCTTTGATCGCCCCTTCGAGATCATCTCGAACAATGCGCCGGGAACCACGCCGGGAGCGTACTGGGGCAACGGCACGTACACGACCGGGTTCGATCCGCTGCTGGGCTACCTGTTCACGGGTATCGAATTCAGCGGCGTGCTGCGCTTCGCGGGTTCGATGAACACGATCCAGTTCACGGTGGAACAGAACGAGAACTGGCACGGCTTCACGGTGGGCGCGGCCGGTACGGTCGTTCCCGAGCCGTCGACCTACGCGCTGATGGGCGCGGGTCTGCTGGCACTGGGTCTGGTGGCGCGTCGCCGCAAGCAGCAGCAGGCCTGA